CAGCTATTTCGGCTAGGATCGACTGAGCTCCCTTCAAATCTCCAGACTTACGCAAGCAAATCGCAAGCAAGGTCTTGGCGCTATTGCTTGAAGCATTCGTCTCTAGGCTGCTCTTGGCATGCTCGATCGCTTTTGAAAGATCGCCTTTCTTTAAATCGAGACAGGCAATTGCATAATAGGCAGCGGCTCGCCATTCGTAATTCCAAGTGGACTTGTAGAAATACGCGTAAGCAGCTTCATCCTCTCCCAAATAACGTTTGGCAAGTCCCGCGTAATAGAGCGTTTCGCCATCGGCAGGATTCGGGTGCAACGCGGTCAATCGTTTCAATGCTGTATCCAAATAAGCGCTCGCCTTAGCAAACTCTCCGCGTCGTAAAGCGGCTTTTCCGAGCGCTGCGTTGCTACGTGAATCACAGGCATCCCGCTTCAAGGCCTCGTTCCAGTAAAGCTCTGGGTCACGCGTAGGATGACGATACTGCTCTAAATGTTCTCCGACCAAGAAGAGCTCTTCGTTCGAAACGATGTCCTCAGGCAGAGCGGGCTCTTTCGCCAGCTCGCGACTTGGTGCGGCATCTCTTTTACCTAATGGACGATATTGCCCCAGCAAGGTTCCATCGCTGTCAAAAACCGAGACGAGAAGGCTTTCTTCAGATTCGCCAGCCAGACGTAAATCGACGGCTCTCCATGTTTCGCCGGGTTTCAAATCAAGAGTTTCCTCCAGCAATACGGAGGCAGTCTCCGATACTCGAACCGTCAGCCCTGTCCGGTTTCTGGATACATTTAGCCCGAGCTCGATAGAGCGGTCGTTAGCGACCACGCATCGGATAGCGACCTCTTCGTTCGCCTCTTGCACAGGCCCGAGCTTCTGGATTGGCCACCAAAATTGAGAGAAGGTTTTAGTCTCATACGGCAAGAGGTAGGAGAAGTCTGGCTGGTTATCTGTATAAACTCCGGCCATCAACTCAACGTAAGGCCCTCCTTCATCGGTCAGCTCGCGGTCCCAAGCCCAGCCAAATCCATGATTTCCCCAAGTCCACTGCTTCTTGCCCGGAGACAAATGTTTGTTGGCCACATGAACGAATCCGCCTTCAGCCGCGTAGTCGTAACCACCAAAGAAGCTACCATCTGTTTCACAGACCATATAACTGGTGGGTACTGGAATGTTCTTGTACCAGCTTAGATCATTGGCTCCAGTCCGGTTTTGGTAGTCGACTCCATAATACGGATTATTGGCCTGCGGAAAAGAGCTCATGGCACGCACTGCATGGTCCGCCACGTAGGATACATCCGGCGGGAAGAAGCTCTGGAACTGGTCGTGCACCTTGGCCGCCACGTTTGCCCACCAGAGGAAAGTTTGGGTAACTGGAGTCCGGTTGAAAAGCCGGGCTCGAAGTTCCACCAAGGAGCTTCCGGGACGCAGCCGGATACCATGCATTCCCTTCATCCGTTGCAGGGGATCAAGCTCCGACATCCAAACTGTTCGCGCTCCGTCGGCTTCCTCTTCTATGAAAACATCGGATGGCAAATAAGTGCCCGGACGATGGTGCTGCGGCCAATTAAATTCTACACCACCTGAAAGCCAGGGACCAGCAAGGCCCACCAGAGCTGGCTTGATCACATCTTGGCGATAGAAGAAGTCGTAGTTCGCATTGGTCTTATCTTGCCCTTTGAAAATTCGACCACCGATTTCCGGCATCAACTCGAGGTAGACGTATTCGTTCTCCAACGACGCTATCGTGTAAGCCTGATCGACGGGCTCGTCGTAGACCTTATCCACAAAGGGGACCGGGTATACCTTGCCACTCGATCCTTGATAGATCCGTTTCTCGAAAAAAAGCGGATTCTTCTCTGGTTCTCCCAATGGGTAAGTCGGGATCTGACGTTTGCTAATATGGGCTTCTACACTCATGGAAATCGGGTGATGGGTGATGCTTGAGGCCGGACATTCTAATACGAAGCACTTGGTATTGCAATAGGTCCAATTAACGCCCTTGATGGACAATCCTATGATTTCCAAAACAGAGGGTTTCCCCAGTGAAAAGTTGATTCGCACCCCGCTAGAGTCTCTAAACCGACTCAAACAGCTCCCCTTATGCAAATCCCTCTACGTAACGGATATCGGCTATTTTCCTGAGGCAAGAAACCACTTCGTGCGGCGTGAAGACGGCTGTCCAAACCACATTTTGATTTACTGCATCGGCGGCCGAGGATTTTTGACGATCGAAGGAAAAACGAGTTCGATCGATAGCGAGCAAGCGATTCTCATCCCTGCTGGAATTTCTCACGAATACGGATCCTTGCCGGGAGAGAGTTGGAGAATCTACTGGATCCATTTCAACGGAACGGAAGCAGCGGAGCTGTGCGGACAACTCCGGGAAGAATCGTGTCACACACTTTTTCTACCTCGCCCAGCGCCCATCACCGCCGCCTTCGACGATACCCTTCGCTGGGCCCAACGAAGTCACACTCCCGCTTCCCTCATAGCATTTAGCGGCAGCTGCTCAAACCTGCTTGGACTGGTGGCCGAGGGCCGTCGCCCCAGCGCGAAACGCGCCCGCCTCGTGGAGGACCGCGTTCGCTCAACAATCGGGCGGATGCAAGAAACGCTACGCAATCCGCTGGACCTAGAGGAGCTAGCCTCAGAGGCGGCCCTCTCCGTACCGCATTATTGCACTGTCTTTCGCAAGCAAACCGGCAGCTCCCCCATGCAGGTGTATACGCATTTTCGGATACAGCTAGCCTGCGACCTTTTGCACAAGACGCAACTCACCGTAAGAGAGGTGGCGGAAGAAGCAGGCTATCAAGACGCCTACTACTTTTCGCGCACCTTCAAACGCGTAATGGGAATGGCTCCGAGAGACTACCGTTTGACCTTAGAAAACGCCCAATCACCGGGGTGACGTTTAGCGAAACTCCATTGAAAAATGAGCTTTCCACTCGCAC
This genomic interval from Pelagicoccus albus contains the following:
- a CDS encoding DUF5107 domain-containing protein, producing MSVEAHISKRQIPTYPLGEPEKNPLFFEKRIYQGSSGKVYPVPFVDKVYDEPVDQAYTIASLENEYVYLELMPEIGGRIFKGQDKTNANYDFFYRQDVIKPALVGLAGPWLSGGVEFNWPQHHRPGTYLPSDVFIEEEADGARTVWMSELDPLQRMKGMHGIRLRPGSSLVELRARLFNRTPVTQTFLWWANVAAKVHDQFQSFFPPDVSYVADHAVRAMSSFPQANNPYYGVDYQNRTGANDLSWYKNIPVPTSYMVCETDGSFFGGYDYAAEGGFVHVANKHLSPGKKQWTWGNHGFGWAWDRELTDEGGPYVELMAGVYTDNQPDFSYLLPYETKTFSQFWWPIQKLGPVQEANEEVAIRCVVANDRSIELGLNVSRNRTGLTVRVSETASVLLEETLDLKPGETWRAVDLRLAGESEESLLVSVFDSDGTLLGQYRPLGKRDAAPSRELAKEPALPEDIVSNEELFLVGEHLEQYRHPTRDPELYWNEALKRDACDSRSNAALGKAALRRGEFAKASAYLDTALKRLTALHPNPADGETLYYAGLAKRYLGEDEAAYAYFYKSTWNYEWRAAAYYAIACLDLKKGDLSKAIEHAKSSLETNASSNSAKTLLAICLRKSGDLKGAQSILAEIAAIDPLDPWSSWEGKGLSQEGREGFLGTFRNDAQTVLDIAFDYVSIGEYESVLKLIDWHLSSPVEPVSVPNPLERSQSILFLKAWVQAQSVDLESAKETLLEAEAQKADYFFPFRLEEMIVLEWAKAQKKGWLSSYGLGNLYYDRRRHSDAVAAWESAIALGSGYSTTERNLGIAYWNLERDGTKAREAYVKAIAADPADARLVSEFDQLRERLGEAEDERLAYLESRIDLVLSRDDACVAYAELLNSCGRAEEALELLETRRFHPWEGGEGKVLRQYTRAKLLLGEVCLERGENETALGYFESALQTPENLGEAYHLLQAKADVNYWIGRALRALGRETEAREAFHKSASEDNDFQNMEVVAFSELSYFKGLSLRELGEEAEAVKLFKSMIAYTEELRGKKAKIDYFATSLPNLLVFEDKLQEAQTIRLDKLKSLAEAGLAAMSEV
- a CDS encoding AraC family transcriptional regulator → MISKTEGFPSEKLIRTPLESLNRLKQLPLCKSLYVTDIGYFPEARNHFVRREDGCPNHILIYCIGGRGFLTIEGKTSSIDSEQAILIPAGISHEYGSLPGESWRIYWIHFNGTEAAELCGQLREESCHTLFLPRPAPITAAFDDTLRWAQRSHTPASLIAFSGSCSNLLGLVAEGRRPSAKRARLVEDRVRSTIGRMQETLRNPLDLEELASEAALSVPHYCTVFRKQTGSSPMQVYTHFRIQLACDLLHKTQLTVREVAEEAGYQDAYYFSRTFKRVMGMAPRDYRLTLENAQSPG